One genomic window of Nicotiana sylvestris chromosome 10, ASM39365v2, whole genome shotgun sequence includes the following:
- the LOC104229350 gene encoding glycosyltransferase BC10-like isoform X2, with the protein MEETKDSLVVGRVNQGRILPQWLLQLLMLFLFLCFTFPLASIYMIKHFGFQSLVPASVNPSLQPCKNEESINLEPWIKPPSKMLHTMSDKEVFWRASLASRIKEYPFKRVPTIAFMFLTKEQLPFAPLWERFFKGQKRLYSIYIHSLPPFRANYPPSSVFYKRQIPSQVAEWGEISITDAERRLLANALLDISNECFVSAFDDPGPHGRGRYNNNMEPEVNITQWRKGSQWFEVNRKLALYIVEDTKFYPKFAEFCKPACYADEHYFATMLTIQAANLLANRSITWVDWSRGGAHPAMFGKTDITEELMKRMLEGDTCSYNDRNTSMCCLFARKFAPGALEPLLLLAPKYLGF; encoded by the exons ATGGAGGAGACTAAAGATTCTTTAGTTGTAGGTAGGGTAAACCAAGGTAGGATTTTGCCACAATGGCTGCTGCAGTTACTTATGTTGTTCTTGTTTTTGTGTTTCACTTTTCCTCTGGCTAGTATTTATATGATCAAGCATTTTGGATTTCAAAGCTTAGTTCCTGCATCAGTAAATCCTAGTTTGCAGCCTTGTAAAAATGAAGAATCAATTAACTTGGAGCCGTGGATTAAGCCTCCATCAAAAATGTTACATACCATGAGTGATAAAGAGGTGTTCTGGAGGGCTTCTTTGGCGTCGCGAATAAAGGAGTATCCATTTAAGAGGGTTCCTACGATTGCATTCATGTTCTTGACCAAGGAGCAATTGCCGTTTGCGCCTCTATGGGAGAGATTTTTTAAGGGACAAAAGAGACTTTATTCGATTTATATTCATTCGTTGCCACCATTTCGAGCTAATTATCCACCCTCTTCAGTTTTCTACAAGAGGCAGATTCCAAGTCAG GTGGCAGAATGGGGGGAAATAAGTATCACTGATGCTGAGCGGAGACTTCTCGCAAATGCATTACTTGATATCTCCAATGAGTG CTTCGTTAGTGCATTTGATGATCCTGGACCACATGGAAGAGGTCGATATAACAACAATATGGAACCTGAGGTTAACATTACTCAATGGCGCAAAGGGTCACAATGGTTTGAGGTTAATAGAAAGCTTGCTCTTTACATAGTTGAAGACACAAAATTCTATCCCAAGTTCGCGGAGTTCTGCAAGCCAGCATGTTATGCTGATGAGCATTACTTCGCGACCATGTTGACAATTCAAGCAGCTAATCTCTTGGCGAATAGAAGTATAACGTGGGTCGATTGGTCTAGGGGCGGCGCTCACCCTGCTATGTTTGGAAAAACAGATATTACAGAAGAGCTTATGAAGAGAATGCTGGAAGGAGATACATGTTCTTACAATGACAGAAATACATCAATGTGTTGTCTTTTTGCTAGAAAATTTGCTCCCGGTGCTTTGGAACCTCTACTTCTGCTTGCCCCAAAATATTTAGGCTTCTGA
- the LOC104229350 gene encoding glycosyltransferase BC10-like isoform X3 gives MIKHFGFQSLVPASVNPSLQPCKNEESINLEPWIKPPSKMLHTMSDKEVFWRASLASRIKEYPFKRVPTIAFMFLTKEQLPFAPLWERFFKGQKRLYSIYIHSLPPFRANYPPSSVFYKRQIPSQVAEWGEISITDAERRLLANALLDISNEWFVLLSESCIPLYNFSIIYNYIMRSNHSFVSAFDDPGPHGRGRYNNNMEPEVNITQWRKGSQWFEVNRKLALYIVEDTKFYPKFAEFCKPACYADEHYFATMLTIQAANLLANRSITWVDWSRGGAHPAMFGKTDITEELMKRMLEGDTCSYNDRNTSMCCLFARKFAPGALEPLLLLAPKYLGF, from the exons ATGATCAAGCATTTTGGATTTCAAAGCTTAGTTCCTGCATCAGTAAATCCTAGTTTGCAGCCTTGTAAAAATGAAGAATCAATTAACTTGGAGCCGTGGATTAAGCCTCCATCAAAAATGTTACATACCATGAGTGATAAAGAGGTGTTCTGGAGGGCTTCTTTGGCGTCGCGAATAAAGGAGTATCCATTTAAGAGGGTTCCTACGATTGCATTCATGTTCTTGACCAAGGAGCAATTGCCGTTTGCGCCTCTATGGGAGAGATTTTTTAAGGGACAAAAGAGACTTTATTCGATTTATATTCATTCGTTGCCACCATTTCGAGCTAATTATCCACCCTCTTCAGTTTTCTACAAGAGGCAGATTCCAAGTCAG GTGGCAGAATGGGGGGAAATAAGTATCACTGATGCTGAGCGGAGACTTCTCGCAAATGCATTACTTGATATCTCCAATGAGTGGTTTGTTCTGCTTTCTGAGTCATGCATACCCCTCTACAATTTCAGCATTATTTACAACTACATAATGAGATCAAATCACAGCTTCGTTAGTGCATTTGATGATCCTGGACCACATGGAAGAGGTCGATATAACAACAATATGGAACCTGAGGTTAACATTACTCAATGGCGCAAAGGGTCACAATGGTTTGAGGTTAATAGAAAGCTTGCTCTTTACATAGTTGAAGACACAAAATTCTATCCCAAGTTCGCGGAGTTCTGCAAGCCAGCATGTTATGCTGATGAGCATTACTTCGCGACCATGTTGACAATTCAAGCAGCTAATCTCTTGGCGAATAGAAGTATAACGTGGGTCGATTGGTCTAGGGGCGGCGCTCACCCTGCTATGTTTGGAAAAACAGATATTACAGAAGAGCTTATGAAGAGAATGCTGGAAGGAGATACATGTTCTTACAATGACAGAAATACATCAATGTGTTGTCTTTTTGCTAGAAAATTTGCTCCCGGTGCTTTGGAACCTCTACTTCTGCTTGCCCCAAAATATTTAGGCTTCTGA
- the LOC104229335 gene encoding uncharacterized protein, with product MEGVEGQGSSGYTLQPSQLASEDILFCVDVDSESVVEMKVTVAGGRPYSRLDSFKQAILLFINAKLTINPDHRFAFAGLGKSAFWVRKEFTSDIDSAISACRGISAVDSPCGHADLTQLFRVAAHEAKKSRSQNRTLRVILLYCRSSIPPQHQWPATQKLFTLDVVYLHDKPGPDNCPQKVYDALVEALEHVSEYEGYIFESGQGLTRVLFRHICTLLSHPQQRCVQDDLDIPKSLTKKSVTVDSSTS from the exons ATGGAGGGAGTAGAAGGACAGGGCTCAAGTGGTTACACTCTACAACCAAGTCAATTAGCAAGCGAAGACATACTATTCTGTGTAGATGTAGACAGCGAATCAGTCGTAGAAATGAAGGTTACGGTAGCGGGTGGGCGGCCATATAGCAGATTAGACTCCTTTAAGCAAGCCATCCTTCTCTTTATCAACGCTAAGCTTACCATTAACCCAGATCACCGTTTCGCTTTTGCTGGTCTTGGCAAATCTGCTTTTTGG GTTCGGAAAGAGTTTACTAGTGACATTGACTCGGCAATTTCTGCATGTCGGGGTATCTCAGCAGTAGATTCACCTTGTGGCCATGCAGACCTTACTCAACTATTTCGGGTGGCAGCTCATGAAGCCAAAAAGTCACGTTCACAAAATCGGACACTCAGGGTG ATACTTCTATATTGTAGGTCATCTATACCACCACAGCATCAATGGCCTGCTACCCAAAAACTCTTCACTTTGGACGTAGTTTACCTTCATGACAAGCCTGGACCTGACAATTGCCCTCAAAAGGTGTATGATGCCCTCGTGGAGGCCCTCGAACACGTTAGTGAATATGAGGGTTACATATTTGAGAGTGGTCAGGGGCTTACTCGTGTCCTCTTCCGTCATATTTGTACGCTCTTGTCCCACCCTCAGCAACGTTGCGTGCAAGATGACCTTGACATTCCCAAGTCTCTTACAAAGAAGTCAGTTACGGTTGACTCAAGCACCAGCTGA
- the LOC104229350 gene encoding glycosyltransferase BC10-like isoform X1: MEETKDSLVVGRVNQGRILPQWLLQLLMLFLFLCFTFPLASIYMIKHFGFQSLVPASVNPSLQPCKNEESINLEPWIKPPSKMLHTMSDKEVFWRASLASRIKEYPFKRVPTIAFMFLTKEQLPFAPLWERFFKGQKRLYSIYIHSLPPFRANYPPSSVFYKRQIPSQVAEWGEISITDAERRLLANALLDISNEWFVLLSESCIPLYNFSIIYNYIMRSNHSFVSAFDDPGPHGRGRYNNNMEPEVNITQWRKGSQWFEVNRKLALYIVEDTKFYPKFAEFCKPACYADEHYFATMLTIQAANLLANRSITWVDWSRGGAHPAMFGKTDITEELMKRMLEGDTCSYNDRNTSMCCLFARKFAPGALEPLLLLAPKYLGF, from the exons ATGGAGGAGACTAAAGATTCTTTAGTTGTAGGTAGGGTAAACCAAGGTAGGATTTTGCCACAATGGCTGCTGCAGTTACTTATGTTGTTCTTGTTTTTGTGTTTCACTTTTCCTCTGGCTAGTATTTATATGATCAAGCATTTTGGATTTCAAAGCTTAGTTCCTGCATCAGTAAATCCTAGTTTGCAGCCTTGTAAAAATGAAGAATCAATTAACTTGGAGCCGTGGATTAAGCCTCCATCAAAAATGTTACATACCATGAGTGATAAAGAGGTGTTCTGGAGGGCTTCTTTGGCGTCGCGAATAAAGGAGTATCCATTTAAGAGGGTTCCTACGATTGCATTCATGTTCTTGACCAAGGAGCAATTGCCGTTTGCGCCTCTATGGGAGAGATTTTTTAAGGGACAAAAGAGACTTTATTCGATTTATATTCATTCGTTGCCACCATTTCGAGCTAATTATCCACCCTCTTCAGTTTTCTACAAGAGGCAGATTCCAAGTCAG GTGGCAGAATGGGGGGAAATAAGTATCACTGATGCTGAGCGGAGACTTCTCGCAAATGCATTACTTGATATCTCCAATGAGTGGTTTGTTCTGCTTTCTGAGTCATGCATACCCCTCTACAATTTCAGCATTATTTACAACTACATAATGAGATCAAATCACAGCTTCGTTAGTGCATTTGATGATCCTGGACCACATGGAAGAGGTCGATATAACAACAATATGGAACCTGAGGTTAACATTACTCAATGGCGCAAAGGGTCACAATGGTTTGAGGTTAATAGAAAGCTTGCTCTTTACATAGTTGAAGACACAAAATTCTATCCCAAGTTCGCGGAGTTCTGCAAGCCAGCATGTTATGCTGATGAGCATTACTTCGCGACCATGTTGACAATTCAAGCAGCTAATCTCTTGGCGAATAGAAGTATAACGTGGGTCGATTGGTCTAGGGGCGGCGCTCACCCTGCTATGTTTGGAAAAACAGATATTACAGAAGAGCTTATGAAGAGAATGCTGGAAGGAGATACATGTTCTTACAATGACAGAAATACATCAATGTGTTGTCTTTTTGCTAGAAAATTTGCTCCCGGTGCTTTGGAACCTCTACTTCTGCTTGCCCCAAAATATTTAGGCTTCTGA
- the LOC104229346 gene encoding vacuolar-processing enzyme-like yields MISYVAGIFFLVGLSVIAAAAGRNVLKLPSEASRFFDEADDSVGTRWAVLLAGSNGYWNYRHQADVCHAYQLLRKGGLKDENIIVFMYDDIAYNEENPRQGVIINSPAGEDVYKGVPKDYTGDDVNVDNFLAVLLGNKTALTGGSGKVVDSGPNDHIFVFYSDHGGPGVLGMPTNPYLYASDLIDVLKKKHASGTYKSLVLYIEACESGSIFEGLLPKGLNIYATTASNAVESSWGTYCPGDYPSLPPGYETCLGDLYAVSWMEDSEMHNLRTENLRQQYHLVKQRTANGNSAYGSHVLQFGDLQLSMDSLFIYMGTNPANDNYTYVDDNSLWASSKAVNQRDADLLHFWDKFRKAPEGSARKVEAQKQFTEAMSHRMHLDNSMALVGKLLFGIQKGPEVLKRVRPVGQPLVDDWTCLKSFVRTFETHCGSLSQYGMKHMRSIANICNDGIKMEQMVEASAQACPSVPSNTWSSLHRGFSA; encoded by the exons ATGATTTCGTATGTTGCCGGAATTTTCTTCCTCGTCGGCCTCTCCGTCATCGCCGCCGCCGCCGGGCGTAATGTTTTGAAACTTCCATCGGAAGCTTCCAGATTCTTCGATGAAGCCGATGACTCTGTTGGTACTAGATGGGCCGTCCTTCTTGCCGGATCAAATGGTTATTGGAATTATAGACATCAG GCTGATGTATGCCACGCGTATCAGCTGTTGAGAAAAGGTGGTCTCAAAGATGAGAATATTATTGTGTTCATGTATGATGACATTGCTTATAATGAAGAGAACCCAAGACAAGGAGTTATCATTAATAGTCCTGCTGGCGAGGATGTCTACAAAGGAGTCCCTAAG GATTATACTGGAGATGATGTTAATGTGGACAACTTTTTGGCTGTTCTCCTTGGTAACAAAACTGCTCTTACTGGAGGTAGTGGAAAGGTGGTGGATAGTGGTCCGAATGATCATATTTTCGTATTCTATAGTGATCATGGTGGCCCTGGGGTGCTTG GGATGCCTACCAATCCCTATCTCTATGCAAGTGATCTGATTGACGTGTTGAAAAAGAAGCATGCCTCTGGGACATATAAAAGCTTG GTACTGTACATTGAAGCTTGTGAGTCCGGAAGTATCTTTGAGGGTCTTCTTCCTAAAGGTCTAAATATTTATGCCACAACAGCATCAAACGCTGTAGAGAGCAGCTGGGGCACCTATTGTCCTGGGGACTATCCTAGTCTTCCTCCTGGATATGAGACCTGCCTGGGTGACTTGTATGCTGTTTCCTGGATGGAGGACAG TGAAATGCACAATTTGCGGACTGAAAATTTGAGGCAGCAGTATCACCTG GTCAAACAGAGAACTGCTAATGGAAATTCTGCTTATGGTTCCCATGTCTTGCAATTTGGTGATCTACAACTGAGTATGGATTCTCTGTTCATTTATATGGGTACAAATCCTGCAAATGATAACTACACCTATGTAGATGATAATTCCTTGTGGGCATCATCAAAGGCTGTCAACCAGCGTGACGCAGATCTTTTGCATTTCTGGGACAAG TTCCGCAAGGCTCCTGAAGGCTCTGCTCGGAAAGTTGAAGCTCAGAAACAATTCACTGAAGCTATGTCACACAGAATGCACCTAGACAACAGCATGGCTCTTGTTGGTAAGCTTCTGTTTGGAATTCAAAAAGGTCCTGAGGTGCTGAAGCGTGTTCGACCTGTAGGTCAACCTCTTGTTGATGACTGGACCTGCCTAAAATCCTTT GTAAGAACATTTGAGACACACTGTGGATCGTTATCCCAATATGGAATGAAACACATGCGATCCATCGCCAATATCTGTAATGATGGAATTAAGATGGAGCAGATGGTGGAGGCATCAGCACAAGCTTGTCCCAGCGTCCCGTCCAATACTTGGAGTTCCCTCCACAGGGGTTTTAGTGCATAA